One Longimicrobiaceae bacterium DNA segment encodes these proteins:
- a CDS encoding response regulator, with the protein MEKRETILVVDDNRDNVEILRAFLESRGYVVAEASDGKAALAQMEQVRPALVLLDVMMPGIDGWQVCRTIKNHPDLGSTKVVMVTAKGGFEDKFEGLRSGADDYVVKPVDFKDLLAKVERNLQASGRQA; encoded by the coding sequence ATGGAAAAGCGAGAGACCATCCTGGTGGTCGACGACAACCGGGACAACGTCGAGATCCTGCGCGCGTTCCTGGAGTCGCGCGGCTACGTGGTGGCCGAGGCGAGCGACGGCAAGGCCGCGCTGGCGCAGATGGAGCAGGTGCGCCCCGCGCTGGTGCTGCTGGACGTGATGATGCCGGGGATAGACGGCTGGCAGGTGTGCCGCACCATCAAGAACCACCCGGACCTGGGCAGCACCAAGGTGGTGATGGTCACCGCCAAGGGCGGCTTCGAGGACAAGTTCGAGGGCCTGCGCTCGGGCGCCGACGACTACGTGGTGAAGCCGGTGGACTTCAAGGACCTGCTCGCCAAGGTGGAGCGGAACCTCCAGGCATCGGGGCGCCAGGCGTGA